From one Triticum aestivum cultivar Chinese Spring chromosome 4B, IWGSC CS RefSeq v2.1, whole genome shotgun sequence genomic stretch:
- the LOC123091061 gene encoding uncharacterized protein isoform X2, translating to MEIPRSLGVQDNEEEEEYDSVFYEDIEAPKFVDLTAPDAACPADDPSWFCLRVGCDQSHEHVDPEALHRSFVMRVMAARSPNVRLHKAISRRNQSSTLPKCPHSAPAKPPRTRMTRLSLATGAAEKAARDRLQGHRIRGLRDSPVRTKAARVEASSARKKALTTPRSKTVRPRQEPFLSVKHQKGPVATAAAEIKGTVVKALFMSTPKKETPAKSQAPPVAEVCSKMKKLNLACREVPSRYLSQLPTPKIAKKCEETAAVVKSAKRVQEPRNGKKKMILGCSAKCANAETDKENRSGRENINADENSCKRTARRNWGQEPKEVVQGSRVEVVEPLQPDIHGDDKENAPCGDQLAEQALNREDEEDENSKQSENSENAPQKVLKRQNKVVNAEQGGKLKKNTILRPFRLRTDERQVLKDAIPERKPTVAEKNIMPALKGENRRVMQTGRCPDGKEREKLTCGEKQRKQITYTATSRLGESKTVLSSIRPNNVRPALTKGKTVEKSQRAASSTRTAKITSGFTAPSQTGEKRKASMKTSRLQAAAA from the exons ATGGAGATCCCCCGCAGCCTCGGCGTCcaggacaacgaggaggaggaggagtacgacAGCGTCTTCTACGAGGACATCGAGGCGCCCAAGTTCGTCGACCTCACCGCGCCCGACGCCGCCTGCCCCGCCGACGACCCCTCCTGGTTCTGCCTCCGCGTCG GCTGCGACCAGAGTCACGAGCACGTCGACCCGGAGGCGCTGCACAGGAGCTTCGTCATGCGG GTCATGGCGGCGAGGAGCCCCAACGTGAGGCTGCACAAGGCCATCAGCAGGCGAAACCAGAG CTCGACGCTGCCGAAATGCCCCCACTCGGCGCCGGCGAAGCCGCCGAGGACCCGGATGACCAGGCTGAGCCTGGCGACGggggcggccgagaaggcggcgaGGGACAGGCTGCAGGGCCACCGGATTCGCGGCCTGAGGGATTCCCCGGTCCGGACCAAGGCGGCGAGGGTCGAAGCGTCCAGCGCGAGGAAGAAGGCTCTCACCACGCCCAGGAGCAAGACCGTGCGGCCGAGGCAGGAGCCCTTCCTCAGCGTGAAGCACCAGAAGGGGCCggtcgcgacggcggcggcggagatcaagGGGACGGTGGTGAAGGCGCTGTTTATGAGCACGCCCAAGAAGGAGACGCCGGCGAAGAGCCAGGCTCCTCCCGTGGCCGAGGTCTGCTCGAAGATGAAGAAGCTCAACCTGGCGTGCCGGGAGGTGCCTAGCAGGTACCTGTCGCAGCTGCCCACGCCGAAGATCGCCAAGAAGTGCGAGGAGACGGCGGCGGTGGTGAAGAGCGCGAAGAGAGTACAGGAGCCAAGGAatgggaagaagaagatgatcttgGGCTGTTCGGCGAAATGCGCCAATGCTGAAACAGACAAAGAGAACCGAAGTGGCCGTGAGAACATCAACGCGGACGAGAACTCGTGTAAACGAACTGCAAGGCGCAATTGGGGGCAAGAACCCAAGGAGGTGGTGCAGGGATCACGGGTTGAGGTGGTGGAGCCATTGCAGCCCGACATTCATGGCGACGACAAGGAGAATGCGCCATGCGGTGATCAGCTCGCCGAGCAAGCCTTGAATCGGGAGGATGAAGAAGATGAAAACAGCAAGCAGTCGGAGAACAGTGAGAATGCTCCTCAAAAG GTGCTTAAAAGGCAGAACAAGGTAGTGAATGCAGAGCAGGGAGGAAAGCTCAAGAAAAATACCATCCTAAGGCCATTCAGGCTAAGGACTGAT GAAAGACAGGTGTTGAAAGATGCAATTCCAGAAAGAAAACCGACGGTCGCCGAGAAGAACATCATGCCAGCACTGAAGGGTGAAAATAGGCGAGTGATG CAAACTGGAAGATGCCCTGATGGAAAGGAAAGAGAAAAACTGACTTGTGGCGAAAAGCAG AGGAAACAAATTACATACACCGCCACGAGTCGGCTTGGTGAATCTAAAACTGTTTTGAGTAGCATCCGGCCCAACAATGTGAGGCCTGCGCTGACTAAAGGCAAAACCGTAGAGAAATCACAGAGGGCAGCGTCATCAACAAGAACAGCCAAAATAACAAG TGGTTTCACAGCACCCTCTCAAACTGGAGAAAAGAGGAAGGCCTCGATGAAAACATCCAGGCTCCAAGCAGCAGCAGCTTGA
- the LOC123091061 gene encoding uncharacterized protein isoform X1: protein MEIPRSLGVQDNEEEEEYDSVFYEDIEAPKFVDLTAPDAACPADDPSWFCLRVGCDQSHEHVDPEALHRSFVMRVMAARSPNVRLHKAISRRNQRSDLLTPCSSTLPKCPHSAPAKPPRTRMTRLSLATGAAEKAARDRLQGHRIRGLRDSPVRTKAARVEASSARKKALTTPRSKTVRPRQEPFLSVKHQKGPVATAAAEIKGTVVKALFMSTPKKETPAKSQAPPVAEVCSKMKKLNLACREVPSRYLSQLPTPKIAKKCEETAAVVKSAKRVQEPRNGKKKMILGCSAKCANAETDKENRSGRENINADENSCKRTARRNWGQEPKEVVQGSRVEVVEPLQPDIHGDDKENAPCGDQLAEQALNREDEEDENSKQSENSENAPQKVLKRQNKVVNAEQGGKLKKNTILRPFRLRTDERQVLKDAIPERKPTVAEKNIMPALKGENRRVMQTGRCPDGKEREKLTCGEKQRKQITYTATSRLGESKTVLSSIRPNNVRPALTKGKTVEKSQRAASSTRTAKITSGFTAPSQTGEKRKASMKTSRLQAAAA, encoded by the exons ATGGAGATCCCCCGCAGCCTCGGCGTCcaggacaacgaggaggaggaggagtacgacAGCGTCTTCTACGAGGACATCGAGGCGCCCAAGTTCGTCGACCTCACCGCGCCCGACGCCGCCTGCCCCGCCGACGACCCCTCCTGGTTCTGCCTCCGCGTCG GCTGCGACCAGAGTCACGAGCACGTCGACCCGGAGGCGCTGCACAGGAGCTTCGTCATGCGG GTCATGGCGGCGAGGAGCCCCAACGTGAGGCTGCACAAGGCCATCAGCAGGCGAAACCAGAG ATCGGATTTGTTGACCCCGTGCAGCTCGACGCTGCCGAAATGCCCCCACTCGGCGCCGGCGAAGCCGCCGAGGACCCGGATGACCAGGCTGAGCCTGGCGACGggggcggccgagaaggcggcgaGGGACAGGCTGCAGGGCCACCGGATTCGCGGCCTGAGGGATTCCCCGGTCCGGACCAAGGCGGCGAGGGTCGAAGCGTCCAGCGCGAGGAAGAAGGCTCTCACCACGCCCAGGAGCAAGACCGTGCGGCCGAGGCAGGAGCCCTTCCTCAGCGTGAAGCACCAGAAGGGGCCggtcgcgacggcggcggcggagatcaagGGGACGGTGGTGAAGGCGCTGTTTATGAGCACGCCCAAGAAGGAGACGCCGGCGAAGAGCCAGGCTCCTCCCGTGGCCGAGGTCTGCTCGAAGATGAAGAAGCTCAACCTGGCGTGCCGGGAGGTGCCTAGCAGGTACCTGTCGCAGCTGCCCACGCCGAAGATCGCCAAGAAGTGCGAGGAGACGGCGGCGGTGGTGAAGAGCGCGAAGAGAGTACAGGAGCCAAGGAatgggaagaagaagatgatcttgGGCTGTTCGGCGAAATGCGCCAATGCTGAAACAGACAAAGAGAACCGAAGTGGCCGTGAGAACATCAACGCGGACGAGAACTCGTGTAAACGAACTGCAAGGCGCAATTGGGGGCAAGAACCCAAGGAGGTGGTGCAGGGATCACGGGTTGAGGTGGTGGAGCCATTGCAGCCCGACATTCATGGCGACGACAAGGAGAATGCGCCATGCGGTGATCAGCTCGCCGAGCAAGCCTTGAATCGGGAGGATGAAGAAGATGAAAACAGCAAGCAGTCGGAGAACAGTGAGAATGCTCCTCAAAAG GTGCTTAAAAGGCAGAACAAGGTAGTGAATGCAGAGCAGGGAGGAAAGCTCAAGAAAAATACCATCCTAAGGCCATTCAGGCTAAGGACTGAT GAAAGACAGGTGTTGAAAGATGCAATTCCAGAAAGAAAACCGACGGTCGCCGAGAAGAACATCATGCCAGCACTGAAGGGTGAAAATAGGCGAGTGATG CAAACTGGAAGATGCCCTGATGGAAAGGAAAGAGAAAAACTGACTTGTGGCGAAAAGCAG AGGAAACAAATTACATACACCGCCACGAGTCGGCTTGGTGAATCTAAAACTGTTTTGAGTAGCATCCGGCCCAACAATGTGAGGCCTGCGCTGACTAAAGGCAAAACCGTAGAGAAATCACAGAGGGCAGCGTCATCAACAAGAACAGCCAAAATAACAAG TGGTTTCACAGCACCCTCTCAAACTGGAGAAAAGAGGAAGGCCTCGATGAAAACATCCAGGCTCCAAGCAGCAGCAGCTTGA
- the LOC123094435 gene encoding type IV inositol polyphosphate 5-phosphatase 11 isoform X1 — MGNCSSFSLPKWIFGDLHSNGMVSIEEDGTHDGIKTIRIQKACEFTTSSVLCVCIITWNMNGKMSVQDLRKLVSSTRKFDLLVVGLQEVPKCGVEQVLQEAMADTHILLCQKAMQSIQMFLFGAKSSESYIKEMKVDKHAVGGCGGVIGRKKGAVAMYVNFSGIRMVFVSCHLAAHEHKVEKRNSECRHISHSLFSKNDIHYAKSADITVWLGDLNYRLEGISSMPARKMIEENRQSKLRDRDQLLQEAEKGQVFNGYCEGTLSFKPTYKYNVGSSNYDSSYKIRVPSWTDRILFKVDHSSGLDAVLSSYEALDCVSSSDHKPVKAHLCLKVRDGDS; from the exons ATGGGCAACTGCAGCAGCTTCAGTCTTCCAAAATG GATATTCGGTGATCTGCACAGCAACGGCATGGTTTCCATTGAAGAGGATGGAACTCATGACGGCATAAAGACGATCCGGATTCAGAAAGCCTGCGAGTTCACCACCAGCTCTGTGCTTTGTGTCTGCATTATCACATGGAACATGAACGGCAAG ATGTCTGTGCAGGACCTAAGAAAGCTGGTGAGCTCCACCAGGAAGTTCGACTTGCTGGTTGTTGGGCTGCAAGAAGTCCCGAAATGCGGCGTCGAGCAGGTTCTGCAAGAAGCCATGGCTGATACACACAT CCTGTTATGTCAGAAAGCCATGCAGTCTATTCAGATGTTTCTTTTTGGGGCAAAGAGTTCGGAATCGTACATCAAAG AAATGAAGGTGGACAAACACGCAGTCGGAGGCTGCGGAGGCGTAATTGGGAGAAAGAAAGGAGCTGTGGCCATGTATGTAAACTTCAGTGGGATCCGGATGGTGTTTGTGTCCTGCCATCTTGCAG CTCATGAACACAAGGTGGAGAAGAGGAACTCTGAATGCCGGCATATTTCGCACTCGCTGTTCTCCAAGAATGACATACATTATGCCAAATCTGCCGACATAACAGTGTGGCTCGGTGACTTGAATTACAGATTAGAAGGAATAAGCTCGATGCCAGCAAGGAAGATGATCGAGGAGAATCGCCAAAGT AAGCTAAGAGACAGAGACCAGCTGCTGCAAGAAGCCGAGAAGGGTCAAGTGTTCAATGGGTACTGTGAAGGGACCTTGTCTTTTAAGCCAACATACAAATATAATGTCGGAAGTAGCAACTACGATTCAAGTTACAAG ATCAGAGTGCCATCTTGGACAGATAGGATATTGTTCAAGGTTGACCATTCTTCTGGCTTGGATGCGGTGTTAAGTTCATATGAAGCACTTGATTGTGTTAGCAGTTCTGACCACAAGCCTGTGAAAGCTCATCTTTGTCTGAAAGTACGTGATGGTGATTCATAG
- the LOC123094435 gene encoding type IV inositol polyphosphate 5-phosphatase 11 isoform X3 produces the protein MGNCSSFSLPKCNGMVSIEEDGTHDGIKTIRIQKACEFTTSSVLCVCIITWNMNGKMSVQDLRKLVSSTRKFDLLVVGLQEVPKCGVEQVLQEAMADTHILLCQKAMQSIQMFLFGAKSSESYIKEMKVDKHAVGGCGGVIGRKKGAVAMYVNFSGIRMVFVSCHLAAHEHKVEKRNSECRHISHSLFSKNDIHYAKSADITVWLGDLNYRLEGISSMPARKMIEENRQSKLRDRDQLLQEAEKGQVFNGYCEGTLSFKPTYKYNVGSSNYDSSYKIRVPSWTDRILFKVDHSSGLDAVLSSYEALDCVSSSDHKPVKAHLCLKVRDGDS, from the exons ATGGGCAACTGCAGCAGCTTCAGTCTTCCAAAATG CAACGGCATGGTTTCCATTGAAGAGGATGGAACTCATGACGGCATAAAGACGATCCGGATTCAGAAAGCCTGCGAGTTCACCACCAGCTCTGTGCTTTGTGTCTGCATTATCACATGGAACATGAACGGCAAG ATGTCTGTGCAGGACCTAAGAAAGCTGGTGAGCTCCACCAGGAAGTTCGACTTGCTGGTTGTTGGGCTGCAAGAAGTCCCGAAATGCGGCGTCGAGCAGGTTCTGCAAGAAGCCATGGCTGATACACACAT CCTGTTATGTCAGAAAGCCATGCAGTCTATTCAGATGTTTCTTTTTGGGGCAAAGAGTTCGGAATCGTACATCAAAG AAATGAAGGTGGACAAACACGCAGTCGGAGGCTGCGGAGGCGTAATTGGGAGAAAGAAAGGAGCTGTGGCCATGTATGTAAACTTCAGTGGGATCCGGATGGTGTTTGTGTCCTGCCATCTTGCAG CTCATGAACACAAGGTGGAGAAGAGGAACTCTGAATGCCGGCATATTTCGCACTCGCTGTTCTCCAAGAATGACATACATTATGCCAAATCTGCCGACATAACAGTGTGGCTCGGTGACTTGAATTACAGATTAGAAGGAATAAGCTCGATGCCAGCAAGGAAGATGATCGAGGAGAATCGCCAAAGT AAGCTAAGAGACAGAGACCAGCTGCTGCAAGAAGCCGAGAAGGGTCAAGTGTTCAATGGGTACTGTGAAGGGACCTTGTCTTTTAAGCCAACATACAAATATAATGTCGGAAGTAGCAACTACGATTCAAGTTACAAG ATCAGAGTGCCATCTTGGACAGATAGGATATTGTTCAAGGTTGACCATTCTTCTGGCTTGGATGCGGTGTTAAGTTCATATGAAGCACTTGATTGTGTTAGCAGTTCTGACCACAAGCCTGTGAAAGCTCATCTTTGTCTGAAAGTACGTGATGGTGATTCATAG
- the LOC123094435 gene encoding type IV inositol polyphosphate 5-phosphatase 11 isoform X2, with translation MGNCSSFSLPKWIFGDLHSNGMVSIEEDGTHDGIKTIRIQKACEFTTSSVLCVCIITWNMNGKMSVQDLRKLVSSTRKFDLLVVGLQEVPKCGVEQVLQEAMADTHILLCQKAMQSIQMFLFGAKSSESYIKEMKVDKHAVGGCGGVIGRKKGAVAMYVNFSGIRMVFVSCHLAAHEHKVEKRNSECRHISHSLFSKNDIHYAKSADITVWLGDLNYRLEGISSMPARKMIEENRQSLRDRDQLLQEAEKGQVFNGYCEGTLSFKPTYKYNVGSSNYDSSYKIRVPSWTDRILFKVDHSSGLDAVLSSYEALDCVSSSDHKPVKAHLCLKVRDGDS, from the exons ATGGGCAACTGCAGCAGCTTCAGTCTTCCAAAATG GATATTCGGTGATCTGCACAGCAACGGCATGGTTTCCATTGAAGAGGATGGAACTCATGACGGCATAAAGACGATCCGGATTCAGAAAGCCTGCGAGTTCACCACCAGCTCTGTGCTTTGTGTCTGCATTATCACATGGAACATGAACGGCAAG ATGTCTGTGCAGGACCTAAGAAAGCTGGTGAGCTCCACCAGGAAGTTCGACTTGCTGGTTGTTGGGCTGCAAGAAGTCCCGAAATGCGGCGTCGAGCAGGTTCTGCAAGAAGCCATGGCTGATACACACAT CCTGTTATGTCAGAAAGCCATGCAGTCTATTCAGATGTTTCTTTTTGGGGCAAAGAGTTCGGAATCGTACATCAAAG AAATGAAGGTGGACAAACACGCAGTCGGAGGCTGCGGAGGCGTAATTGGGAGAAAGAAAGGAGCTGTGGCCATGTATGTAAACTTCAGTGGGATCCGGATGGTGTTTGTGTCCTGCCATCTTGCAG CTCATGAACACAAGGTGGAGAAGAGGAACTCTGAATGCCGGCATATTTCGCACTCGCTGTTCTCCAAGAATGACATACATTATGCCAAATCTGCCGACATAACAGTGTGGCTCGGTGACTTGAATTACAGATTAGAAGGAATAAGCTCGATGCCAGCAAGGAAGATGATCGAGGAGAATCGCCAAAGT CTAAGAGACAGAGACCAGCTGCTGCAAGAAGCCGAGAAGGGTCAAGTGTTCAATGGGTACTGTGAAGGGACCTTGTCTTTTAAGCCAACATACAAATATAATGTCGGAAGTAGCAACTACGATTCAAGTTACAAG ATCAGAGTGCCATCTTGGACAGATAGGATATTGTTCAAGGTTGACCATTCTTCTGGCTTGGATGCGGTGTTAAGTTCATATGAAGCACTTGATTGTGTTAGCAGTTCTGACCACAAGCCTGTGAAAGCTCATCTTTGTCTGAAAGTACGTGATGGTGATTCATAG